A DNA window from Chelativorans sp. AA-79 contains the following coding sequences:
- a CDS encoding phasin family protein gives MQSKLEQPPFAPLHYAPFYGTAQYFAHLQGQFQARAFKALMRYQIEALTFLRHRCEQDVQLVEDLAAGKAPIDAVDIVSAFMQKAAVDYTAEAGRMATASSLLVSETAKDVRREAENAKEALAPNTLDE, from the coding sequence ATGCAGAGCAAGCTTGAACAGCCGCCTTTTGCCCCCCTCCACTACGCCCCCTTTTATGGAACCGCGCAGTATTTCGCCCATCTCCAGGGTCAGTTCCAGGCGCGTGCCTTCAAAGCCCTGATGCGCTACCAGATCGAAGCGCTGACCTTCCTCAGGCATCGTTGCGAGCAGGACGTGCAGCTCGTCGAAGATCTCGCCGCGGGCAAAGCGCCCATCGATGCCGTCGATATCGTGAGTGCGTTCATGCAAAAGGCGGCCGTCGACTACACCGCAGAAGCGGGCCGGATGGCGACGGCAAGCTCGCTGCTCGTCAGCGAAACGGCCAAGGATGTCCGCCGGGAAGCGGAGAATGCCAAGGAAGCACTGGCCCCGAACACGCTTGACGAGTGA
- a CDS encoding M14 family zinc carboxypeptidase, with product MTLIYEGTFERTLDRIVARFADAEGAKVQAWTFDDEASRRAAEAALATRGVRARFRSAYKPLLHFFLEEVDLRELAQIRVAYPVHDACPANRFLLETYPLAALVGDAPLSFEPATGYGFHYHVALTGKDGRISEHAVFAPNRLHMDNDGEALVSPTGWIRTGDGNDGERLETDYESLFHKAIEAVASWPWGDGEPYFDELNIAVTLPIEDRRLSADEEVVSLREAIHEDLYFSLLEFFQKKSGRPNGDRGLRPGQIVPEIRFARSAPTVRIETRALTATETAAPFVTLDQAVSPIPAAQVRAELAKIGGVSVGVQSRSGRLVEARYRKGSDHAVMISAGQHANETTGIVGALRAARELAARENSHFAVSPLENPDGYQMHWRLRADNPHHMHHAARYTALGDDLEYRAKEPLFEKAIRKEAERLSGAKLHLNLHGYPSHEWTRPLSGYVPRDFDMWTIPKGFFLVMRHHVDWAGVAERLVDRVTARLAELPGLVDYTMRQIRLFEYHCGETNFRMVNGVSCLIAPDDRHVVPLTLITEYPDETIYGHAFVEGHTAQAEFVLAAYEAYQLLFAGGVHLEAVPTA from the coding sequence ATGACGCTAATTTATGAGGGCACGTTCGAGCGCACGCTCGACAGGATCGTCGCGCGCTTCGCCGACGCGGAGGGAGCGAAGGTCCAAGCCTGGACCTTCGATGACGAGGCGAGCCGCCGCGCGGCCGAGGCAGCGCTTGCCACCCGAGGGGTGAGGGCGCGTTTTCGCAGCGCCTACAAACCCTTGCTTCACTTCTTTCTCGAAGAGGTGGATTTGCGCGAGTTGGCGCAGATCCGTGTGGCCTATCCCGTTCACGATGCCTGTCCGGCAAACCGGTTCCTGCTGGAAACCTATCCGCTTGCCGCCCTCGTGGGCGATGCGCCGCTGTCGTTCGAGCCAGCGACGGGATATGGCTTTCACTATCACGTGGCCCTGACGGGGAAGGACGGCCGGATAAGCGAGCATGCCGTCTTCGCGCCGAACCGCCTGCACATGGACAATGACGGAGAAGCCCTCGTTTCGCCGACCGGCTGGATCAGGACGGGTGACGGCAATGACGGAGAGCGGCTCGAGACGGATTACGAGAGCCTGTTCCATAAGGCGATCGAAGCGGTGGCCTCCTGGCCGTGGGGAGACGGGGAGCCCTATTTCGACGAACTGAACATCGCCGTCACGCTTCCGATCGAGGATCGCCGGCTCTCCGCGGATGAGGAGGTTGTGAGCCTTCGCGAGGCAATACATGAGGACCTCTATTTCTCCCTCCTCGAATTCTTCCAGAAGAAGTCGGGGCGGCCGAACGGCGATCGCGGACTCCGGCCGGGCCAGATCGTTCCCGAAATCCGCTTCGCCAGATCGGCGCCAACGGTGCGGATCGAGACCCGCGCGCTGACGGCCACGGAAACCGCCGCGCCGTTCGTGACGCTCGACCAGGCGGTCTCCCCGATCCCGGCTGCCCAGGTCCGTGCGGAACTGGCTAAGATCGGCGGCGTCTCCGTTGGCGTGCAGTCGAGATCGGGACGGCTCGTCGAGGCGCGCTACCGCAAGGGCAGCGACCATGCGGTGATGATCAGCGCCGGCCAGCATGCCAACGAGACCACCGGCATCGTCGGCGCCTTGCGGGCGGCACGGGAGCTCGCGGCGCGGGAGAATTCCCATTTCGCCGTCTCGCCGCTTGAAAACCCCGATGGGTATCAGATGCACTGGAGGCTGCGGGCCGACAATCCACACCACATGCATCATGCCGCCCGCTATACGGCACTTGGCGACGATCTCGAATACCGGGCGAAGGAGCCGCTGTTCGAAAAGGCGATCCGCAAGGAGGCCGAGCGGCTGAGCGGGGCGAAGCTTCACCTCAATCTCCACGGCTATCCCTCGCACGAATGGACGCGGCCGCTTTCGGGCTACGTACCGCGCGATTTCGACATGTGGACGATCCCGAAGGGCTTTTTCCTCGTCATGCGCCACCACGTCGATTGGGCCGGCGTGGCCGAGCGGCTGGTCGACCGCGTAACCGCCCGCCTTGCGGAGCTGCCGGGGCTGGTGGACTACACAATGAGGCAGATCCGCTTGTTCGAGTATCACTGCGGAGAGACCAATTTCCGAATGGTGAACGGCGTCTCGTGCCTGATCGCGCCGGACGACCGGCATGTGGTTCCGCTCACGCTGATCACGGAATATCCCGACGAAACCATATACGGCCATGCGTTCGTTGAAGGCCACACCGCCCAGGCCGAATTCGTGCTCGCGGCCTACGAGGCCTATCAGCTTCTGTTCGCGGGTGGCGTCCACCTCGAGGCGGTACCGACGGCCTAA
- a CDS encoding winged helix DNA-binding protein gives MLPKHLRPVRTIGPIVSSAHLADGGSPGLSEVEYGLILASHAFSRWIVRCMSAAGLPGLSPMEVLILHSIYHRGREKKLADICLVLDIEDTHIVSYAVRKLEAAGLLTTGRAAKEKTVKITKKGAEACDRYAEIRKHLLVDSTANARPSEATLSEVAAVLRFMSGAFDQAARAAATL, from the coding sequence ATGCTGCCCAAGCACTTGCGGCCGGTAAGGACGATCGGCCCCATCGTCTCGTCCGCGCATCTGGCCGATGGCGGCTCGCCCGGCCTTTCGGAGGTGGAGTACGGCCTGATCCTGGCCTCGCACGCCTTTTCCCGGTGGATCGTCCGCTGCATGTCCGCCGCGGGCCTGCCGGGCCTTTCCCCGATGGAGGTGCTCATCCTGCATTCCATCTATCACCGCGGCCGCGAGAAGAAGCTGGCCGATATCTGCCTCGTGCTCGACATTGAGGACACGCATATCGTCAGCTATGCCGTGCGCAAGCTCGAGGCGGCCGGTCTCCTGACCACGGGCCGTGCGGCGAAGGAGAAGACGGTCAAGATCACCAAGAAGGGCGCGGAGGCATGCGACCGCTACGCGGAGATCCGCAAGCATCTCCTGGTGGATTCGACCGCGAATGCACGTCCCTCCGAGGCGACGCTCTCGGAAGTCGCGGCAGTTCTGCGCTTTATGTCGGGAGCATTCGATCAGGCGGCGCGCGCCGCCGCCACACTTTGA
- a CDS encoding glycerophosphodiester phosphodiesterase family protein codes for MGQGISITYDGRPVALKWHRLRRRMANPLFSADNLREGMRLGASMEIDLRVTRDFDFAVLHDETLDRETDGRGTIRDRTAAELAPLHYDDAGVPDTARYSRRLVLLNELERWLEDGHPDALLQFDMKDDLEAIGQEGVDRLVSRLAGKRLPLIISADCDRLILALSQALPEIRRGVDPTNRLIPFFRRGDTAGAVQQLRSELTGLARPEMIYLSWPLLLKADEAGVDLTAMCHDAGKTVDAWTFTLAEPNAGFSDEEWRSFERLLQFGVDQVTTDEAIATEAAFLARTS; via the coding sequence ATGGGCCAGGGCATATCCATCACCTATGACGGAAGACCCGTCGCACTCAAATGGCACCGCCTGAGGCGCCGCATGGCCAACCCGCTGTTCAGCGCCGACAATCTGCGTGAGGGAATGCGGCTCGGCGCATCCATGGAGATCGACCTTCGCGTGACGCGCGACTTCGATTTCGCCGTGCTCCACGACGAAACGCTCGACCGCGAGACCGATGGTAGGGGTACCATCCGTGACCGCACGGCGGCGGAGCTCGCCCCACTCCACTACGACGACGCGGGCGTGCCGGATACGGCTCGTTATAGCCGTCGCCTGGTGCTGCTCAACGAACTGGAACGCTGGCTCGAGGATGGCCATCCCGACGCCCTGCTGCAGTTCGACATGAAAGACGATCTGGAGGCGATCGGACAGGAAGGCGTCGACCGGCTGGTCAGCCGGCTTGCGGGCAAGCGGCTTCCGCTGATCATCAGCGCCGACTGCGATCGCCTGATCCTTGCGCTTTCCCAAGCGCTGCCCGAGATCCGCCGCGGGGTCGACCCGACGAACAGACTCATTCCGTTCTTCCGCCGGGGCGATACGGCCGGCGCCGTACAGCAGCTCCGCTCCGAGCTGACGGGCCTGGCTCGACCGGAGATGATCTATCTGTCCTGGCCGCTGCTCCTGAAAGCGGACGAAGCGGGCGTCGACCTCACGGCGATGTGCCATGACGCCGGCAAGACGGTCGATGCCTGGACATTCACGCTAGCCGAGCCGAACGCGGGTTTCAGCGATGAGGAATGGCGCAGCTTCGAGCGCCTGCTGCAGTTTGGCGTAGACCAGGTCACGACGGACGAGGCGATCGCCACGGAAGCAGCCTTTCTGGCACGGACGTCCTGA
- a CDS encoding inositol monophosphatase family protein gives MSASDPAIVARLGFARDLARTVGREAEAFRRTADPASLSVSTKSLQDFVTVADRRAEDSIRSALAHAFPEDGFLGEETGGAPAASGYWVVDPIDGTSNYIRGLRHWGVSIAFVREGVVRIGCVFDAASGSVYSAALGGGAYCEDQAISASTRSVPEEALAILGYSRRTSHAAFQATVARLHALGFDYRRLGSASIGLVRVAAGVVDLYYEAHVNCWDVLAGALIATEAGAEARMPPLERMVTEGGMVAVAAPGLARRLSFLAA, from the coding sequence ATCTCCGCCAGTGATCCGGCGATCGTCGCCCGCCTCGGCTTCGCGCGCGATCTGGCGCGAACGGTGGGCCGCGAAGCGGAGGCATTCCGGCGCACGGCGGATCCGGCAAGCCTTTCCGTCTCGACGAAAAGCCTGCAGGATTTCGTAACCGTCGCCGACCGCCGCGCGGAGGACTCGATCCGCTCCGCCCTCGCGCATGCGTTTCCGGAAGACGGATTTCTGGGCGAGGAAACCGGGGGCGCCCCTGCCGCTTCCGGCTACTGGGTGGTGGATCCAATAGACGGCACGTCGAACTATATTCGCGGCCTGCGTCACTGGGGTGTCTCGATCGCCTTCGTGCGGGAGGGTGTGGTGCGGATCGGCTGCGTGTTCGATGCGGCGTCCGGAAGCGTCTATTCGGCCGCGCTCGGCGGCGGTGCCTATTGCGAGGATCAGGCGATCAGCGCCTCTACGCGCTCCGTCCCCGAGGAAGCGCTGGCGATCCTCGGCTATTCGCGACGCACGTCCCACGCCGCGTTTCAGGCCACCGTCGCCCGGCTGCATGCATTGGGTTTCGACTATCGGCGCCTCGGCTCCGCCTCCATCGGCCTCGTGCGCGTTGCCGCCGGCGTGGTGGACCTCTATTACGAGGCCCACGTCAATTGCTGGGACGTGCTCGCGGGTGCACTCATCGCGACGGAGGCCGGGGCGGAGGCGCGTATGCCGCCGCTTGAACGGATGGTGACGGAAGGCGGGATGGTGGCCGTGGCCGCGCCCGGCCTGGCGCGCCGGCTTTCCTTCCTTGCCGCGTAA
- a CDS encoding LacI family DNA-binding transcriptional regulator has protein sequence MNAPDGRSRKVTSFDVARLAGVSRAAVSRAFTPNASVSPETREKVYKAAKELGYRVNYLARSLINRRSNLVGVVAAGMDNPYRAQQIQEITTALVSRNFQPILLPADQGESADHVMNQLLHYDVSGVVVTSDAPPTALCEEFAAHGVPIVLINKGDAIPLVDRVMSDNATAGRAAAEMLAEAGPRRLAVISASHVSYTARRREEAFLARARELGCPAETLAAELNDYRNGHALALALEDVDGLFCINDHLACGVVDGLKARGFEPGGRIRVIGHDDIPQASWEGYSLTTFRQPCDVQAHQAIELLLSRMEDPRMDERMAITPVTLVRRATA, from the coding sequence ATGAATGCCCCGGACGGACGGTCGAGGAAAGTCACGTCCTTCGATGTCGCGCGCCTGGCCGGGGTCTCCCGCGCCGCCGTTTCTCGCGCCTTCACGCCGAATGCGAGCGTTTCGCCGGAAACCCGTGAAAAGGTCTACAAGGCGGCCAAGGAACTCGGATACCGGGTGAACTACCTGGCGCGCAGCCTCATCAATCGCCGCTCCAATCTCGTCGGCGTCGTCGCGGCGGGCATGGACAATCCCTACCGCGCCCAGCAGATCCAGGAGATCACGACGGCCCTGGTGAGCCGCAACTTCCAGCCTATCCTGCTGCCGGCGGACCAGGGCGAGAGCGCCGACCACGTGATGAACCAGCTTCTCCACTACGATGTCTCTGGCGTGGTGGTCACCTCCGATGCGCCGCCCACAGCCCTTTGCGAGGAATTCGCCGCCCACGGTGTGCCGATCGTGCTGATCAACAAGGGGGATGCCATTCCGCTCGTCGATCGGGTGATGTCGGACAATGCGACGGCGGGAAGGGCGGCCGCCGAGATGCTGGCCGAAGCGGGGCCCCGGCGTCTCGCCGTCATTTCCGCCTCGCATGTTTCCTATACGGCTCGGCGTCGCGAGGAGGCCTTCCTGGCCCGCGCGCGCGAGCTCGGCTGCCCGGCCGAAACGCTTGCCGCCGAACTCAACGATTATCGCAACGGGCACGCGCTGGCCTTGGCGCTCGAAGACGTCGACGGTCTCTTCTGCATCAACGATCATCTTGCCTGCGGGGTGGTCGATGGGCTGAAGGCGCGAGGGTTCGAGCCGGGCGGCCGTATCAGGGTGATCGGCCATGACGACATCCCTCAGGCATCGTGGGAGGGATACAGCCTCACCACGTTCCGGCAGCCGTGTGACGTACAGGCGCACCAGGCGATCGAACTGCTGCTCAGCCGGATGGAGGACCCACGCATGGATGAACGGATGGCGATCACGCCGGTGACGCTGGTGCGGCGGGCGACGGCTTGA
- a CDS encoding glycerophosphodiester phosphodiesterase produces the protein MPLAIAHRGASAHATENTLNAFELASDLGAQMWELDTQLTKDGVCVVSHDDHLERVFGVDMHISAMTASELANRPGVNVPTFAEVAALARRREAGLYVELKAAGTGIPAWRELAKHGQSFAVLGSFNPAFVRELRGAGCRWPLSVLVPLGKDPHEAGEEADADIVHLCWERGGTRPQDLVTQELCRLAREAGREIVLWHEERPEVIADLVRLPVLGICSDAPELLKAGVGGSINA, from the coding sequence ATGCCGCTTGCCATCGCCCATCGCGGCGCGAGCGCCCATGCGACGGAGAACACGCTGAATGCCTTCGAGCTGGCGTCGGATCTCGGCGCGCAGATGTGGGAGCTCGATACCCAGCTTACGAAGGACGGTGTCTGCGTGGTCAGCCATGACGACCATCTGGAGCGCGTGTTCGGGGTCGACATGCATATTTCTGCCATGACGGCATCCGAACTGGCGAACCGCCCCGGGGTGAACGTGCCGACTTTCGCGGAGGTGGCGGCTCTCGCCCGCCGCCGCGAGGCGGGTCTCTATGTGGAGCTCAAGGCGGCGGGCACGGGGATTCCGGCCTGGCGCGAACTGGCAAAGCACGGGCAAAGCTTCGCGGTCCTCGGTTCCTTCAACCCCGCCTTCGTGCGCGAGCTGCGCGGAGCGGGCTGTCGATGGCCGCTCTCGGTGCTCGTCCCGCTCGGCAAGGATCCGCACGAGGCGGGCGAGGAGGCCGATGCGGATATCGTCCATCTCTGCTGGGAGCGCGGCGGCACGCGCCCGCAGGACCTCGTGACGCAGGAGCTTTGCCGCCTTGCCCGCGAAGCCGGCCGCGAGATCGTGCTGTGGCACGAGGAGCGGCCGGAGGTCATCGCCGATCTCGTTCGTCTTCCGGTTCTCGGCATCTGCTCCGACGCGCCGGAACTGTTGAAGGCTGGGGTGGGCGGGAGCATCAACGCATGA
- a CDS encoding ABC transporter ATP-binding protein encodes MRILLDNFSKSFGKVNVIENMTLEIKDGEMLALLGPSGCGKSTTLFSICGIHKVSGGRILFGEEDITRLPPQERNVGVVFQSYALYPHKTVEENIAFPLQVRGLSTAEIQRQVGEMAGLVHIENLLGRRPAELSGGQQQRVALARALIRRPHVLLLDEPLANLDAKLRLEMRAEIRRIQLETGITAILVTHDQVEAMSMCDRIAIMDAGRIIQIATPSEMYEDPRTAFVAGFLGNPPIAFLKGVVQSGAIAVPGTEVRLPANGYRLPAEGAPVTVGIRPENLGPAGDVPVTGRISFVETQGRENLYDLRLANGEVLRSIQPVRSDIGLEDEVNWYVQSDRVFAFDEHGERL; translated from the coding sequence ATGCGCATCCTGCTCGATAATTTCTCGAAGTCCTTCGGCAAGGTGAACGTCATCGAGAACATGACGCTGGAGATCAAGGACGGCGAGATGCTGGCACTTCTCGGGCCCTCGGGTTGCGGTAAGTCGACCACGCTTTTCTCCATCTGCGGTATCCACAAGGTCTCGGGCGGCCGCATCCTTTTCGGCGAGGAGGACATCACGCGCCTGCCACCGCAGGAGCGCAACGTGGGCGTGGTCTTCCAGTCCTACGCGCTTTACCCGCACAAGACGGTGGAGGAGAACATCGCATTCCCCCTGCAGGTGCGCGGCCTCTCCACTGCCGAGATCCAGCGGCAGGTGGGCGAGATGGCCGGCCTCGTGCACATCGAGAACCTGCTTGGCCGCCGCCCCGCGGAACTGTCCGGCGGCCAGCAGCAGCGCGTGGCGCTCGCCCGCGCGCTGATCCGCCGCCCGCATGTGCTGCTCCTCGACGAGCCGCTCGCCAATCTGGATGCCAAGCTCAGGCTGGAGATGCGCGCGGAAATCCGCCGCATCCAGCTCGAGACCGGCATCACCGCCATCCTGGTCACGCACGACCAGGTGGAGGCGATGAGCATGTGCGACCGCATCGCCATCATGGATGCGGGCAGGATCATCCAGATCGCCACGCCGTCGGAAATGTACGAAGATCCGCGCACGGCCTTCGTGGCGGGCTTCCTCGGCAATCCGCCCATCGCCTTCCTCAAGGGCGTCGTCCAGTCGGGCGCGATCGCTGTCCCCGGCACGGAGGTCCGTCTGCCGGCCAATGGGTACCGGCTGCCGGCGGAAGGCGCGCCTGTCACAGTGGGCATCAGGCCGGAAAATCTGGGGCCGGCCGGCGACGTGCCGGTGACGGGGCGCATCTCCTTCGTCGAGACGCAGGGGCGCGAAAACCTCTACGACCTGAGGCTTGCCAATGGGGAGGTCCTGCGCTCCATACAGCCTGTCCGCTCGGATATCGGCCTGGAAGACGAAGTGAATTGGTATGTCCAATCGGATCGCGTCTTCGCCTTTGATGAACATGGTGAGAGGCTTTGA
- a CDS encoding carbohydrate ABC transporter permease: MTGHLRTWPIVLALSILSAPLVLMYVYLFIDTVTNSPTGSFIPNEFTLEHWSFLWHTPPGRPSIWRVTLNSLLFASSTSLLVVLVSSMAGYVLSRLNVPARGFFLAGVMVLHAFPAFTLIVAIFLVLQMIGLYNTLIGVILVKAATDLPLGIWLMKGFYDTVPWEIEMAGIQDGASRFTVWRKLVLPQVKPGIFALLLFAFLLGWGEFILPQVLAPAGDVQVLSVYLAGLIADDNNFDMALFKSVGLFYIAPVLILFFFFQSYLMNIYGGGTKG, encoded by the coding sequence ATGACCGGACATCTGAGAACCTGGCCGATCGTCCTGGCGCTTTCCATCCTCAGCGCGCCGCTGGTGCTGATGTATGTCTATCTCTTCATCGACACCGTCACCAATTCTCCGACCGGCTCCTTCATCCCGAACGAGTTCACGCTGGAGCACTGGTCCTTCCTCTGGCACACCCCGCCGGGGCGGCCGAGCATCTGGCGGGTCACGCTCAACTCGCTGCTCTTCGCCAGCTCGACCTCGCTGCTCGTCGTCCTCGTCTCCTCCATGGCCGGCTACGTGCTTTCGCGGCTCAACGTGCCGGCACGCGGCTTCTTCCTGGCCGGCGTCATGGTGCTACACGCCTTCCCGGCCTTCACGCTGATCGTGGCCATCTTTCTCGTCCTGCAGATGATCGGCCTCTACAACACGCTGATCGGCGTCATCCTGGTGAAGGCGGCGACCGATCTGCCGCTCGGCATCTGGCTCATGAAGGGCTTCTACGACACGGTGCCCTGGGAGATCGAGATGGCGGGCATCCAGGACGGGGCGAGCCGCTTCACCGTGTGGCGGAAGCTCGTGCTGCCGCAGGTCAAGCCCGGCATCTTCGCGCTCCTGCTCTTCGCCTTCCTGCTCGGGTGGGGCGAGTTCATCCTGCCGCAGGTGCTGGCGCCGGCGGGCGACGTGCAGGTGCTGTCGGTCTATCTGGCGGGCCTGATCGCCGACGACAACAATTTCGACATGGCGCTCTTCAAGTCGGTCGGGCTTTTCTACATAGCGCCCGTCCTTATCCTGTTCTTCTTCTTCCAGAGCTATCTCATGAACATCTATGGCGGGGGGACCAAGGGCTGA
- a CDS encoding sugar ABC transporter permease, protein MNSSRGLGLVLIVPAVLMVVLFFFVPVVLTVVFSFTNMSTATGISGGAYQVSPNTLQTLTDRYGMGELATELGEPTYVVDQQGLETLKEMGIEDEVVAGLTNHLGETYPSRREMERMIRDLPMRPNTRTVKRISEAFSRSLANARFNSAGALIAAAEAVDPDLTEEEKEALKQATYTGWVWTNENFRRLATSPKTVQVLFNTLFFVAVTLTLFNTGFAMLIAIATFYIPERPAGIFRIIWFLPRISPVVIYVLLWKWLAWDTGFLSAFLDNFGVRPRNWMLDTAANAWFFVILINGFVGASMGLVIFASAIKAIPESLFHSASVDGAYRWQQIRHIILPQLKWPILFVTCYQTLSLLTSINETLLATDGGPGGATELWSIWIYHTALNNYAGNLQYGYGAAMALVLVVIGVVLSLIYLRLFNYNALIIKPRIEH, encoded by the coding sequence CTGAACAGCTCCAGGGGTCTCGGGCTCGTGCTGATCGTGCCGGCCGTGCTGATGGTCGTTCTCTTCTTCTTCGTGCCGGTGGTGCTGACGGTCGTCTTCTCCTTCACCAATATGAGCACGGCGACGGGAATCTCCGGCGGTGCCTATCAGGTCTCCCCGAACACGCTCCAGACGCTGACCGACCGCTACGGCATGGGTGAGCTCGCCACCGAGCTTGGCGAGCCGACCTACGTGGTGGACCAGCAGGGCCTCGAAACGCTGAAGGAGATGGGGATAGAGGACGAGGTCGTCGCCGGCCTCACGAACCATCTCGGCGAGACCTACCCCTCCCGGCGCGAGATGGAACGCATGATCCGCGACCTGCCCATGCGGCCGAACACGCGAACGGTCAAGCGCATCTCGGAAGCCTTCAGCCGCTCGCTGGCCAATGCACGCTTCAACAGCGCGGGCGCATTGATCGCCGCGGCAGAAGCGGTGGATCCCGATCTCACCGAAGAGGAAAAGGAGGCGCTCAAGCAGGCCACCTATACGGGCTGGGTCTGGACCAACGAGAATTTCCGCCGCCTCGCCACCTCGCCGAAGACCGTGCAGGTGCTTTTCAACACACTCTTTTTCGTGGCGGTGACGCTTACCCTCTTCAACACGGGTTTCGCGATGCTGATTGCGATCGCGACTTTCTATATCCCCGAGCGCCCGGCCGGCATCTTCCGCATCATCTGGTTCCTGCCGCGCATCTCGCCGGTCGTCATTTACGTGCTCTTGTGGAAATGGCTCGCCTGGGACACGGGTTTCCTGAGTGCCTTCCTCGATAATTTCGGCGTGCGGCCACGGAACTGGATGCTGGACACGGCGGCGAACGCCTGGTTCTTCGTCATCCTCATCAACGGCTTTGTCGGCGCCTCGATGGGGCTGGTGATCTTCGCCTCGGCCATCAAGGCGATTCCCGAATCCCTGTTCCACTCCGCGAGCGTCGACGGCGCCTATCGCTGGCAGCAGATTCGCCACATCATCCTGCCCCAGCTCAAATGGCCGATCCTGTTCGTCACCTGCTATCAGACGCTCTCGCTGCTGACCTCCATCAACGAAACGCTGCTTGCCACCGACGGCGGCCCGGGCGGGGCGACGGAGCTCTGGTCCATATGGATCTACCACACGGCGCTCAACAACTATGCCGGCAACCTGCAATACGGCTATGGCGCGGCCATGGCGCTAGTGCTGGTGGTCATCGGCGTGGTGCTGTCGCTGATCTATCTGCGGCTGTTCAACTACAACGCCCTGATCATCAAGCCGCGTATCGAGCATTGA
- a CDS encoding extracellular solute-binding protein — MTRTVFTIKAAMAATALLGTVGFAAAQDNVTISVWAGGSGPNDNYRVDAIEMAADILEREAAIRGEELNITVEKQLNNTWDDFKQAVTLAAEAGNAPNILVTGHEDIAPWAQSGLIVPIEDYVNLDAWPINDIYPNLMEIASYGGVQYGLPQDAESRPFFFWKDHMKAIGYTDADLDALPGKVQSGEYTLANVLEDAKKMVDQGVVGEGYGFYPRQSNGPDFWQFYTSFGGVMEEDGKLVFDKAAMQKVYQFFVDAVNAGVTRKNHIGTPGDQWYAEVANGKAGIWHGGTWHYARYVNQEGLDDFFGKIAFSLIPAGEGGEANTLTHPLVYVLTSGHSEEETAVAADLVKIASEPRINALHAIKSAHLGIAKQEANIDLYADDRWAREATERLLPHANAMPNNADFGTYWNTMWSGLEASWTGQKTPEQAVNDVEAELRNSLGEAIVIR; from the coding sequence ATGACCAGGACCGTTTTCACCATCAAGGCCGCGATGGCCGCGACGGCGCTGTTGGGCACCGTCGGCTTTGCCGCCGCGCAGGACAATGTCACCATAAGCGTGTGGGCCGGAGGCAGCGGCCCCAACGACAACTACCGTGTCGACGCCATCGAGATGGCCGCCGACATCCTGGAGCGCGAGGCGGCGATCCGCGGCGAAGAGCTGAACATCACCGTCGAGAAGCAGCTCAATAACACCTGGGACGATTTCAAGCAGGCCGTCACGCTGGCGGCAGAGGCCGGCAACGCGCCGAATATCCTCGTCACCGGCCATGAGGACATTGCCCCCTGGGCGCAGTCCGGCCTGATCGTACCCATCGAGGACTATGTCAATCTCGATGCGTGGCCGATCAACGATATCTACCCGAACCTGATGGAGATCGCCTCCTATGGCGGCGTACAGTACGGTTTGCCGCAGGATGCCGAATCCCGGCCCTTCTTCTTCTGGAAGGACCATATGAAGGCGATCGGCTATACGGATGCCGACCTCGACGCGCTGCCCGGCAAGGTGCAGTCGGGCGAATACACGCTCGCCAACGTGCTGGAAGATGCCAAGAAGATGGTCGACCAGGGCGTCGTGGGCGAAGGCTACGGCTTCTATCCGCGCCAGAGCAACGGCCCGGACTTCTGGCAGTTCTACACCAGCTTCGGCGGCGTGATGGAGGAGGACGGCAAGCTCGTCTTCGACAAGGCCGCCATGCAGAAGGTCTACCAGTTCTTCGTCGATGCGGTGAACGCAGGCGTGACGCGCAAGAACCACATCGGCACTCCCGGCGACCAGTGGTATGCGGAGGTGGCCAACGGCAAGGCCGGGATCTGGCACGGCGGCACCTGGCATTATGCCCGCTACGTCAACCAGGAAGGCCTGGACGATTTCTTCGGCAAGATCGCCTTTTCGCTCATTCCGGCTGGCGAAGGCGGCGAGGCCAACACGCTGACGCATCCGCTCGTCTATGTGCTCACCTCGGGTCACAGCGAGGAGGAGACGGCGGTTGCCGCCGACCTGGTGAAGATCGCCTCGGAGCCGCGCATCAATGCGCTGCATGCCATCAAGTCGGCGCATCTGGGTATCGCCAAGCAGGAAGCGAACATCGATCTCTATGCCGACGACCGCTGGGCGCGCGAGGCGACCGAGCGGCTTCTTCCCCACGCCAACGCCATGCCCAACAACGCTGATTTCGGCACCTACTGGAATACCATGTGGAGTGGGCTGGAGGCATCATGGACCGGCCAGAAGACGCCGGAACAGGCCGTCAACGACGTGGAAGCCGAGCTCAGGAACAGCCTCGGCGAGGCCATCGTCATCCGCTGA